A region of Deferribacterota bacterium DNA encodes the following proteins:
- a CDS encoding PQQ-binding-like beta-propeller repeat protein: MKKIFILILIILSFSIFVKAQEKPKYVYFGNYDDMFYCLDAENGEKIWSFETDFLNESSPTIYNNVVYFASDDGYIYALDAYNGDLIWKKWIGEGTNYSSPKIVGNILYIGSYRNKFYALNPNDGSEIWSFNANDSIFSDPLVLEENNIVYFGSLDHNVYALDSQTGELIWKKELEELIKTDLAYYNGKIIAYDNEETLYALDANNGEIIWSNEINDEYSNSSPVVYEGNIFVGTTEEELYNVNAETGEVNWVFYADADIHSTPYIYDGKVYFGCDDEDIYAVDIETKEKVWETETDGRVYASPIVVDGRVYIGNSDDIFYCLDAETGDRIWRFETDGKIAVRATILFQ, translated from the coding sequence ATGAAAAAGATATTTATATTAATTTTAATAATACTTTCTTTTAGCATATTTGTGAAGGCCCAAGAAAAGCCTAAATATGTGTATTTTGGTAACTATGATGATATGTTTTATTGTTTAGATGCTGAAAATGGCGAAAAGATATGGAGCTTTGAAACCGATTTTTTAAATGAGTCATCACCAACAATATATAATAATGTTGTTTACTTTGCATCAGATGATGGCTATATATATGCACTTGATGCCTATAATGGTGATTTGATATGGAAAAAATGGATAGGGGAGGGAACAAACTATTCTTCACCAAAAATAGTAGGTAATATATTATATATAGGAAGTTATCGTAATAAATTTTATGCATTAAACCCTAATGATGGAAGTGAAATATGGTCTTTTAATGCCAATGATAGTATATTTTCAGATCCTTTGGTTCTAGAGGAAAATAATATAGTTTATTTTGGAAGTCTTGATCATAACGTGTATGCGTTAGATTCACAGACAGGTGAGTTAATATGGAAAAAAGAATTAGAAGAATTAATCAAAACAGATTTAGCTTACTATAATGGTAAGATTATTGCATATGACAATGAGGAAACATTATATGCGCTTGATGCAAATAATGGGGAAATAATTTGGTCTAATGAGATAAACGATGAATATTCTAACTCATCACCAGTAGTTTATGAGGGCAATATTTTTGTGGGCACAACAGAGGAAGAATTATATAATGTCAATGCTGAAACTGGTGAAGTTAACTGGGTATTTTATGCAGATGCCGATATTCATTCTACACCTTATATTTATGATGGAAAGGTTTATTTTGGTTGTGATGATGAGGATATCTATGCAGTTGATATAGAGACAAAAGAGAAGGTATGGGAGACTGAAACAGATGGTAGGGTATATGCATCTCCAATTGTAGTAGATGGCAGGGTATATATAGGTAACAGTGACGATATATTTTATTGTTTAGATGCTGAGACAGGTGATAGAATATGGCGTTTTGAGACAGATGGCAAGATAGCAGTTAGAGCAACAATTTTATTCCAATAG
- a CDS encoding Sua5/YciO/YrdC/YwlC family protein, whose translation TPITATSANISNTPYVHNFKHIYKTFKNHIFLYLYSPCEIEKLISQGKNRKLNNKSSTIIDMSNERYIKFIRNPYSLKLKDLLE comes from the coding sequence ACCCCAATTACAGCAACTAGCGCAAATATATCAAATACACCCTATGTCCATAATTTTAAACACATCTATAAAACCTTCAAAAATCATATTTTTTTATATTTATATTCACCCTGTGAGATAGAAAAACTTATCTCACAGGGTAAAAATAGAAAGCTTAATAATAAAAGTTCTACTATTATTGATATGTCTAATGAAAGGTATATAAAATTTATAAGAAACCCATATTCTCTTAAACTAAAAGATCTATTGGAATAA